The Clostridium bornimense genome includes a region encoding these proteins:
- a CDS encoding metal-sensing transcriptional repressor: MSEKHTHNHNHKNTKAVVNRLSRAIGHLEAVKKMVEEGRDCSEVLIQVSAVKSAINNIGKIILKDHIENCVVDAIETGDEEVVKQLNQAIDKFIK, translated from the coding sequence GTGAGTGAGAAGCATACACATAATCACAATCATAAAAATACTAAAGCTGTAGTAAATAGACTATCAAGAGCAATAGGACATTTAGAAGCAGTAAAAAAAATGGTTGAAGAAGGTAGAGACTGTAGTGAGGTATTGATACAAGTATCAGCAGTGAAATCAGCAATTAATAATATTGGTAAGATTATATTGAAAGATCATATAGAAAATTGTGTTGTCGATGCTATAGAAACTGGAGATGAAGAGGTAGTAAAACAACTAAATCAAGCTATAGATAAATTTATTAAATAA